One segment of Desmodus rotundus isolate HL8 chromosome 6, HLdesRot8A.1, whole genome shotgun sequence DNA contains the following:
- the FLNC gene encoding filamin-C isoform X1, producing MMNNSGYSEAPGLGLGDEVDDMPSTEKDLAEDAPWKKIQQNTFTRWCNEHLKCVGKRLNDLQRDLSDGLRLIALLEVLSQKRMYRKFHPRPNFRQMKLENVSVALEFLEREHIKLVSIDSKAIVDGNLKLILGLIWTLILHYSISMPMWEDEDDEDARKQTPKQRLLGWIQNKVPQLPITNFNRDWQDGKALGALVDNCAPGLCPDWAAWDPNQPVENAREAMQQADDWLGVPQVIAPEEIVDPNVDEHSVMTYLSQFPKAKLKPGAPVRSKQLNPKKAIAYGPGIEPHGNTVLQPAHFTVQTVDAGVGEVLVYIEDPEGHTEEAKVVPNNDKDRTYAVSYVPKVAGLHKVTVLFAGQNIERSPFEVNVGMALGDANKVSARGPGLEPVGNVANKPTYFDIYTAGAGTGDVAVVIVDPQGRRDTVEVALEDKGDSTFRCTYRPVTEGPHTVHVAFAGAPISRSPFPVHVAEACNPNACRASGRGLQPKGVRVKEVADFKVFTKGAGSGELKVTVKGPKGTEEPVKVREAGDGVFECEYFPAVPGKYVVTITWGGYAIPRSPFEVQVSPEAGAQKVRAWGPGLETGQVGKSADFVVEAIGTEVGTLGFSIEGPSQAKIECDDKGDGSCDVRYWPTEPGEYAVHVICDDEDIRDSPFIAHIQPAPPDCFPDKVKAFGPGLEPTGCIVDKPAEFTIDARAAGKGDLKLYAQDADGCPIDIKVIPNGDGTFRCSYVPTKPIKHTIIISWGGVNVPKSPFRVNVGEGSHPERVKVYGPGVEKTGLKANEPTYFTVDCSEAGQGDVSIGIKCAPGVVGPAEADIDFDIIKNDNDTFTVKYTPPGAGRYTIMVLFANQEIPASPFHIKVDPSHDASKVKAEGPGLNRTGVEVGKPTHFTVLTKGAGKAKLDVHFAGAAKGEAVRDFEIIDNHDYSYTVKYTAVQQGNMAVTVTYGGDPVPKSPFVVNVAPPLDLSKVKVQGLNSKVAVGQEQAFSVNTRGAGGQGQLDVRMTSPSRRPIPCKLEPGGGAEAQSVRYMPPEEGPYKVDITYDGHPVPGSPFAVEGVLPPDPSKVCAYGPGLKGGLVGTPAPFSIDTKGAGTGGLGLTVEGPCEAKIECQDNGDGSCAVSYLPTEPGEYTINILFAEAHIPGSPFKATIRPVFDPSKVRASGPGLERGKAGEAATFTVDCSEAGEAELTIEILSDAGVKAEVLIHNNADGTYHITYSPAFPGTYTITIKYGGHPVPKFPTRVHVQPAVDTSGIKVSGPGVEPHGVLREVTTEFTVDARSLTATGGNHVTARVLNPSGAKTDTYVTDNGDGTYRVQYTAYEEGVHLVEVLYDDVAVPKSPFRVGVTEGCDPTRVRAFGPGLEGGLVNKANRFTVETRGAGTGGLGLAIEGPSEAKMSCKDNKDGSCTVEYIPFTAGDYDVNITFGGRPIPGSPFRVPVKDVVDPGKVKCSGPGLGAGVRARVPQTFTVDCSQAGRAPLQVAVLGPTGVAEPVEVRDNGDGTHTVHYTPATDGPYTVAVKYADQEVPRSPFKIKVLPAHDASKVRASGPGLNASGIPASLPVEFTIDARDAGEGLLTVQILDPEGKPKKANIRDNGDGTYTVSYLPDMSGRYTITIKYGGDEIPYSPFRIHALPTGDASKCLVTVSIGGHGLGACLGPRIQIGEETVITVDAKAAGKGKVTCTVSTPDGAELDVDVVENHDGTFDIYYTAPEPGKYVITIRFGGEHIPNSPFHVLACDPMPHVEEPSDVLQLHRPSAYPTRWATEEPVVPVEPMESMLRPFNLVIPFTVQKGELTGEVRMPSGKTARPNITDNKDGTITVRYAPTEKGLHQMGIKYDGNHIPGSPLQFYVDAINSRHVSAYGPGLSHGMVNKPATFTIVTKDAGEGGLSLAVEGPSKAEITCKDNKDGTCTVSYLPTAPGDYSIIVRFDDKHIPGSPFTAKITGDDSMRTSQLNVGTSTDVSLKITESDLSQLTASIRAPSGNEEPCLLKRLPNRHIGISFTPKEVGEHVVSVRKSGKHVTNSPFKILVGPSEIGDASKVRVWGKGLSEGQTFQVAEFIVDTRNAGYGGLGLSIEGPSKVDINCEDMEDGTCKVTYCPTEPGTYIINIKFADKHVPGSPFTVKVTGEGRMKESITRRRQAPSIATIGSTCDLNLKIPGNWFQMVSAQERLTRTFTRSSHTYTRTERTEISKTRGGETKREVRVEESTQVGGDPFPAVFGDFLGRERLGSFGSITRQQEGEASPQDMAAQVTSPSGKTEAAEIVEGEDSAYSVRFVPQEMGPHTVTVKYRGQHVPGSPFQFTVGPLGEGGAHKVRAGGTGLERGVAGMPAEFSIWTREAGAGGLSIAVEGPSKAEIAFEDRKDGSCGVSYVVQEPGDYEVSIKFNDEHIPDSPFVVPVASLSDDARRLTVTSLQETGLKVNQPASFAVQLNGARGVIDARVHTPSGAVEECYVSELDSDKHTIRFIPHENGVHSIDVKFNGAHIPGSPFKIRVGEQSQAGDPGLVSAYGPGLEGGTTGVSSEFIVNTLNAGSGALSVTIDGPSKVQLDCRECPEGHVVTYTPMAPGNYLIAIKYGGPQHIVGSPFKAKVTGPRLSGGHSLHETSTVLVETVTKSSSSRGSSYSSVPKFSSDASKVVTRGPGLSQAFVGQKNSFTVDCSKAGTNMMMVGVHGPKTPCEEVYVKHMGNRVYNVTYTVKEKGDYILIVKWGDESVPGSPFKVNVP from the exons ATGATGAACAACAGCGGCTACTCCGAGGCCCCGGGCCTCGGCCTGGGCGACGAGGTGGACGACATGCCGTCCACGGAGAAGGACCTGGCGGAGGACGCCCCGTGGAAGAAGATCCAGCAGAACACTTTCACTCGCTGGTGCAACGAGCACCTCAAGTGCGTCGGCAAGCGCCTCAACGACCTGCAGCGCGACCTCAGCGACGGGCTGCGCCTCATCGCGCTGCTCGAAGTGCTCAGCCAGAAACGCATGTACCGCAAGTTCCACCCGCGCCCCAACTTCCGCCAGATGAAGCTGGAGAACGTGTCCGTGGCCCTCGAGTTCCTCGAGCGCGAGCACATCAAGCTCGTGTCCATCG ACAGCAAGGCCATCGTGGATGGGAACCTGAAGCTGATCCTGGGCCTGATCTGGACGCTGATCCTGCACTACTCCATCTCCATGCCCATGTGGGAAGATGAGGACGATGAGGATGCCCGAAAGCAGACACCCAAACAGCGTCTGCTCGGCTGGATCCAGAACAAggtgccccagctgcccatcaccaACTTCAACCGTGACTGGCAGGACGGCAAAGCTCTGGGCGCCCTGGTGGACAACTGTGCCCCCG GCCTTTGTCCTGACTGGGCGGCCTGGGACCCCAATCAACCTGTGGAGAACGCCCGGGAGGCCATGCAACAGGCAGACGACTGGCTCGGGGTGCCCCAG GTGATCGCCCCTGAGGAGATCGTGGATCCCAACGTGGATGAGCATTCTGTCATGACCTACCTGTCCCAGTTCCCCAAGGCCAAGCTCAAACCTGGCGCCCCTGTTCGCTCCAAGCAACTGAACCCCAAGAAGGCCATCGCCTATGGGCCCG GCATCGAGCCCCATGGCAACACGGTGCTGCAGCCTGCCCACTTCACCGTGCAGACGGTGGATGCCGGCGTGGGCGAGGTGCTGGTCTACATCGAGGATCCCGAGGGCCACACCGAGGAG GCCAAAGTTGTTCCCAACAATGACAAGGACCGCACCTACGCCGTCTCCTACGTGCCCAAGGTCGCTGGGTTGCACAAG GTGACTGTGCTGTTTGCTGGCCAGAACATCGAACGAAGCCCCTTTGAGGTGAACGTGGGCATGGCCCTGGGGGATGCCAATAAGGTGTCAGCCCgtggccctgggctggagcctgTGGGCAACGTAGCCAACAAACCCACCTACTTTGACATCTACACTGCGG GGGCTGGCACTGGCGATGTTGCTGTGGTGATCGTGGACCCGCAGGGCCGGCGAGACACAGTGGAGGTGGCCCTGGAGGACAAGGGCGACAGCACGTTCCGCTGCACGTACAGGCCTGTGACGGAGGGGCCGCACACGGTGCACGTGGCCTTCGCCGGTGCCCCCATCTCCCGCAGCCCTTTCCCCGTCCACGTGGCAGAAG CCTGTAACCCCAATGCCTGCCGTGCCTCTGGCCGGGGTTTGCAGCCCAAGGGCGTGCGTGTGAAAGAGGTGGCTGACTTCAAGGTGTTCACCAAGGGTGCTGGCAGCGGAGAGCTCAAAGTCACAGTCAAGGGGCCAA AGGGCACAGAGGAGCCCGTGAAGGTGCGGGAGGCTGGCGACGGTGTGTTTGAGTGCGAGTACTTCCCCGCCGTGCCCGGAAAGTACGTGGTGACCATCACATGGGGTGGCTATGCCATCCCCCGCAG CCCCTTTGAGGTCCAGGTGAGCCCAGAAGCAGGGGCGCAGAAGGTGCGGGCCTGGGGTCCCGGTTTGGAAACTGGCCAGGTGGGCAAGTCAGCCGACTTTGTGGTGGAGGCCATTGGCACGGAGGTGGGGACATTGG GCTTCTCCATCGAGGGACCCTCGCAGGCCAAGATTGAGTGTGATGACAAGGGCGATGGCTCCTGTGACGTGCGGTACTGGCCCACGGAGCCTGGGGAGTACGCCGTGCATGTCATCTGTGATGACGAGGACATCCGAGACTCACCCTTCATTGCCCATATCCAGCCAGCCCCACCCGACTGCTTCCCGGACAAG GTGAAGGCCTTTGGACCCGGCCTAGAGCCCACTGGCTGCATCGTGGACAAGCCGGCGGAGTTCACCATTGATGCCCGTGCAGCTGGCAAGGGAGACCTGAAGCTCTATGCCCAG GACGCCGATGGCTGCCCCATTGACATCAAGGTCATCCCCAATGGCGATGGCACCTTCCGCTGCTCCTATGTGCCCACCAAGCCCATTAAGCACACCATCATCATTTCCTGGGGAGGCGTCAACGTGCCCAAGAGCCCCTTCCGG GTTAACGTGGGAGAGGGCAGCCACCCGGAGCGGGTGAAGGTGTACGGCCCCGGCGTGGAGAAGACGGGTCTTAAGGCCAACGAGCCCACCTACTTCACTGTGGACTGCAGCGAGGCGGGGCAAG gCGATGTGAGCATTGGCATCAAATGCGCCCCCGGTGTGGTGGGCCCTGCAGAGGCTGACATCGACTTCGACATCATCAAGAATGACAACGACACCTTCACAGTCAAGTACACACCCCCAGGGGCTGGCCGCTACACCATCATGGTGCTGTTTGCCAACCAG GAGATCCCTGCCAGCCCCTTCCACATCAAGGTGGATCCATCCCATGATGCCAGCAAGGTCAAGGCTGAGGGCCCTGGGCTGAACCGCACAG GTGTGGAAGTTGGGAAGCCCACTCACTTCACGGTGCTGACCAAGGGAGCCGGCAAGGCCAAGCTGGACGTGCACTTCGCTGGGGCTGCCAAGGGCGAGGCTGTGCGGGACTTCGAGATCATCGACAACCACGACTACTCCTACACCGTCAAGTACACAGCCGTCCAGCAG GGCAACATGGCAGTGACAGTGACCTATGGTGGGGACCCAGTGCCCAAAAGCCCCTTTGTGGTGAATGTGGCACCCCCATTGGACCTCAGCAAAGTCAAAGTTCAAGGCCTCAACAGCA AGGTGGCTGTTGGGCAAGAACAGGCATTCTCCGTGAACACACGGGGGGCTGGCGGTCAGGGCCAGCTGGACGTGCGGATGACCTCGCCCTCCCGACGACCCATCCCCTGCAAGCTGGAGCCCGGGGGTGGAGCTGAAGCCCAGTCTGTGCGGTACATGCCCCCCGAGGAGGGGCCCTACAAGGTGGACATCACCTACGATGGTCACCCAGTGCCAGGCAGTCCCTTTGCTGTGGAGGGTGTCCTGCCCCCTGACCCCTCCAAG GTTTGTGCTTATGGCCCTGGTCTCAAAGGCGGGCTGGTGGGCACCCCAGCACCCTTCTCCATCGACACCAAGGGGGCCGGCACAGGTGGCCTGGGGCTGACCGTGGAGGGCCCCTGCGAGGCCAAGATCGAGTGCCAGGACAACGGCGACGGCTCATGTGCTGTCAGCTACCTGCCCACAGAGCCGGGCGAGTACACCATCAACATCCTGTTTGCCGAAGCCCACATCCCCGGCTCGCCCTTTAAGGCAACCATCCGGCCTGTGTTTGACCCAAGCAAGGTGCGGGCCAGTGGGCCAGGCCTGGAGCGCGGCAAGGCTGGCGAGGCCGCCACCTTCACTGTGGACTGCTCGGAGGCGGGCGAGGCTGAGCTGACCATCGAGATCCTGTCGGACGCTGGCGTCAAGGCCGAGGTGCTGATCCACAACAACGCCGACGGCACCTACCACATCACCTACAGCCCTGCCTTCCCGGGCACCTACACGATTACCATCAAGTACGGCGGGCACCCCGTTCCCAAATTCCCCACCCGCGTCCATGTGCAGCCTGCTGTGGACACCAGTGGCATCAAGGTCTCGGGCCCTGGGGTGGAGCCGCACG GTGTCCTGCGTGAGGTGACCACTGAGTTCACTGTGGACGCAAGATCCCTAACAGCCACGGGTGGGAACCACGTGACAGCTCGAGTGCTCAACCCCTCGGGTGCTAAGACGGACACCTATGTGACGGACAACGGGGACGGCACCTACCGAGTGCAGTACACAGCCTATGAAGAGG GTGTGCACTTGGTGGAGGTGCTGTATGATGACGTAGCTGTGCCCAAGAGCCCTTTCCGCGTGGGCGTGACCGAGGGCTGTGACCCAACCCGAGTCCGGGCCTTTGGACCGGGCTTGGAGGGTGGCTTAGTCAACAAAGCCAACCGTTTCACCGTGGAAACCAG GGGAGCCGGCACCGGGGGCCTTGGCCTAGCCATTGAGGGCCCCTCAGAAGCCAAAATGTCCTGCAAGGACAACAAGGACGGCAGCTGCACGGTGGAGTACATCCCCTTCACTGCGGGAGACTACGATGTCAACATCACCTTCGGGGGACGGCCCATCCCAG GGAGCCCGTTCCGCGTGCCTGTGAAGGATGTGGTAGACCCTGGGAAGGTGAAGTGCTCGGGACCAGGGCTGGGGGCCGGTGTCAGGGCCCGGGTACCCCAGACCTTCACAGTGGACTGTAGCCAAGCTGGCCGAGCGCCCCTGCAGGTGGCCGTGCTGGGCCCCACAG GTGTGGCTGAGCCTGTGGAGGTGCGTGACAATGGAGATGGCACCCACACTGTCCACTACACTCCAGCCACCGATGGGCCGTACACGGTAGCCGTCAAGTATGCCGACCAGGAGGTGCCTCGCAG CCCCTTCAAAATCAAAGTGCTTCCAGCCCATGATGCCAGCAAGGTGCGGGCCAGCGGCCCCGGCCTCAACGCCTCCGGCATCCCTGCCAGCCTGCCTGTGGAGTTCACCATTGATGCCAGGGATGCTGGGGAGGGCTTGCTCACCGTTCAGATTCTG GACCCCGAGGGTAAGCCCAAGAAGGCCAATATCCGAGACAACGGGGATGGCACGTACACTGTGTCCTACCTGCCAGACATGAGTGGCCGCTACACCATCACCATCAAGTACGGGGGTGACGAGATCCCCTACTCGCCCTTTCGCATCCATGCCCTTCCCACGGGGGACGCCAGCAAGTGCCTCGTCACAG TGTCCATTGGAGGCCATGGCCTGG GTGCCTGCCTGGGCCCCCGCATTCAGATTGGGGAGGAGACGGTGATCACGGTAGACGCCAAGGCAGCAGGCAAGGGGAAGGTGACGTGCACGGTGTCCACGCCGGATGGGGCAGAGCTTGACGTGGACGTGGTTGAGAACCACGATGGTACTTTCGATATCTACTACACGGCGCCTGAGCCGGGCAAGTACGTCATCACCATCCGCTTCGGAGGCGAGCACATCCCCAACAGCCCCTTCCACGTGCTG GCGTGTGACCCCATGCCCCATGTGGAGGAGCCCTCAGATGTGCTGCAGCTGCACCGGCCCAGCGCCTACCCCACACGCTGG GCCACAGAGGAGCCAGTGGTGCCCGTGGAGCCAATGGAGTCCATGCTGAGGCCCTTCAACCTGGTCATCCCCTTCACCGTGCAGAAAGGGGAGCTCACAG GGGAGGTGCGGATGCCCTCTGGGAAGACTGCGCGGCCCAACATCACCGACAACAAGGACGGCACCATCACGGTGAGGTACGCACCCACGGAGAAAGGCCTGCACCAGATGGGGATCAAGTACGACGGCAACCACATCCCCG GGAGCCCCCTGCAGTTCTACGTGGATGCCATCAACAGCCGCCACGTCAGTGCCTACGGGCCAGGCCTGAGCCATGGCATGGTCAACAAGCCGGCCACCTTCACCATTGTCACCAAGGatgctggggaag GGGGTCTGTCCCTGGCTGTGGAGGGCCCATCCAAGGCGGAGATCACCTGCAAGGACAACAAGGATGGCACCTGCACCGTGTCCTACCTCCCCACGGCTCCGGGAGACTACAGCATCATTGTGCGCTTTGACGACAAGCACATCCCGGGGAGCCCCTTCACAGCCAAGATCACAG GCGATGATTCTATGAGGACGTCACAGCTAAACGTGGGCACGTCCACGGATGTGTCACTGAAGATCACTGAGAGTGACTTGAGCCAGCTGACCGCCAGCATCCGTGCCCCATCAGGCAACGAGGAGCCCTGCCTGTTGAAGCGCCTGCCCAACCGGCACATTG GCATCTCCTTCACCCCCAAGGAGGTCGGGGAGCACGTGGTGAGCGTGCGCAAGAGTGGCAAGCACGTCACCAACAGCCCCTTCAAGATCCTGGTGGGGCCCTCTGAGATCGGGGACGCTAGCAAGGTGCGGGTCTGGGGCAAGGGCCTCTCCGAGGGACAGACCTTCCAGGTGGCAGAGTTCATCGTGGACACTCGTAATGCAG GTTATGGGGGCTTGGGGCTGAGTATCGAAGGCCCTAGCAAGGTGGACATCAACTGTGAAGACATGGAGGATGGCACATGCAAAGTCACCTACTGCCCCACCGAACCCGGCACCTACATCATCAACATCAAGTTTGCAGACAAGCACGTGCCCG GAAGCCCCTTCACAGTGAAGGTCACCGGTGAGGGCCGCATGAAGGAAAGCATCACGCGGCGCAGGCAGGCGCCTTCCATCGCCACCATCGGCAGCACCTGTGACCTCAACCTCAAGATCCCAG GGAACTGGTTCCAGATGGTGTCTGCCCAGGAGCGCCTGACACGCACCTTCACACGCAGCAGCCACACGTACACCCGCACGGAGCGCACAGAGATCAGCAAGACGCGGGGTGGGGAGACTAAGCGTGAGGTGCGGGTAGAGGAGTCCACCCAGGTCGGTGGCGACCCCTTCCCTGCCGTCTTCGGGGACTTCCTGGGCCGGGAGCGCCTGGGCTCCTTTGGCAGCATCACCAGGCAGCAGGAGG GTGAGGCCAGCCCTCAGGACATGGCTGCACAGGTGACCAGCCCATCTGGGAAGACGGAAGCCGCAGAGATTGTCGAGGGGGAGGACAGCGCATACAGTGTGCGCTTCGTGCCCCAGGAGATGGGGCCCCACACGGTCACTGTCAAGTACCGTGGCCAGCATGTGCCCGGCAGCCCCTTTCAGTTCACCGTGGGGCCACTGGGTGAGGGCGGTGCCCACAAGGTGCGAGCTGGAGGCACTGGGCTGGAGCGAGGTGTGGCTGGCATGCCAG CTGAGTTCAGCATCTGGACCCGAGAAGCGGGCGCCGGGGGCCTGTCTATTGCCGTGGAAGGTCCCAGCAAGGCAGAGATCGCATTTGAGGACCGCAAAGATGGCTCCTGCGGGGTCTCCTACGTTGTCCAGGAACCAG GTGACTATGAAGTCTCCATCAAGTTCAATGATGAGCACATTCCAGACAGTCCCTTCGTGGTGCCTGTGGCCTCCCTGTCGGATGACGCTCGGCGCCTTACTGTCACCAGCCTTCAG GAGACAGGGCTCAAGGTGAACCAGCCAGCGTCCTTTGCAGTGCAGCTGAACGGCGCGCGGGGTGTGATCGATGCCAGGGTGCACACGCCCTCAGGGGCGGTGGAGGAGTGCTATGTGTCTGAGCTGGACAGTG ACAAGCATACCATCCGCTTCATCCCCCACGAGAATGGCGTCCACTCCATCGATGTCAAGTTCAACGGCGCACACATCCCTGGCAGTCCCTTCAAGATCCGTGTTGGGGAACAGAGCCAGGCAGGGGACCCAGGCCTGGTGTCAGCCTATGGTCCTGGGCTGGAGGGAGGCACGACAG GCGTTTCATCCGAGTTCATCGTCAACACCCTGAATGCGGGCTCAGGGGCTTTGTCTGTCACCATTGATGGCCCCTCCAAGGTGCAGCTGGACTGTCGGGAGTGTCCTGAGGGCCACGTGGTCACTTACACTCCCATGGCCCCTGGCAACTACCTCATTGCCATCAAGTATGGTGGTCCCCAGCACATCGTGGGCAGCCCCTTCAAGGCCAAAGTCACAG GGCCCCGGCTGTCCGGAGGCCACAGCCTTCACGAGACATCCACGGTGCTGGTGGAGACGGTGACCAAGTCGTCCTCCAGCCGGGGCTCCAGCTACAGCTCTGTTCCCAAGTTCTCCTCGGATGCCAGCAAGGTGGTGACGCGGGGCCCCGGGCTGTCTCAGGCCTTTGTGGGCCAGAAGAACTCCTTCACCGTGGACTGCAGCAAAGCAG gcACCAACATGATGATGGTGGGCGTGCATGGGCCCAAGACCCCCTGTGAGGAGGTGTACGTGAAGCACATGGGCAACCGGGTGTACAACGTCACCTACACCGTCAAGGAGAAAGGGGACTACATTCTCATCGTCAAGTGGGGAGACGAGAGTGTCCCTGGAAGCCCCTTCAAAGTCAATGTGCCCTGA